A DNA window from Aquarana catesbeiana isolate 2022-GZ linkage group LG01, ASM4218655v1, whole genome shotgun sequence contains the following coding sequences:
- the LOC141112984 gene encoding olfactory receptor 5V1-like, with protein sequence MSIMNTNQTLFKDFFILPLTDQPNLKGVLFCTILLIYVLTLFGNVAIILVSKLDTNLHMPMYFFLRNLSFLDICYTSTTMPKMLQLLLAEKRSISFLGCVVQMYTFIALVGTECVLLAIMSYDRFLAICIPLRYSSCMTHKHCIALAAVSWVSGLLNSVVHTVFTFHLHFCASSKINYFYCDIPPILSISCDNTSVNEKLLLSIGVFIGWTPFFCILVSYIYIIVTIIKMKSTEGRQKAFSTCGSHLTVVMIFFGSVIFSYVRPISTYSMTKDRLISVLYSVVSPMLNPIIYTMKNQDVKKAFDRQFIQRL encoded by the coding sequence ATGAGCATAATGAACACAAATCAGACATTGTTCAAAGATTTTTTCATTCTTCCATTAACAGACCAACCTAATTTAAAAGGTGTTCTGTTTTGCACAATACTTTTAATCTACGTACTGACTCTGTTTGGAAATGTTGCAATCATTTTGGTGTCAAAGTTGGATACAAACCTTCATATGCCAATGTACTTTTTCTTGAGGAATTTATCCTTCCTGGACATCTGCTATACTTCTACCACAATGCCAAAAATGTTGCAATTACTTTTAGCAGAGAAAAGATCAATTTCCTTTCTAGGGTGTGTagttcaaatgtacacatttattGCCCTAGTAGGCACTGAGTGTGTTCTTCTTGCAATAATGTCCTATGACCGTTTTCTAGCTATATGTATCCCTTTGAGATACTCATCTTGTATGACCCACAAACACTGCATTGCTCTTGCTGCTGTGTCTTGGGTGAGTGGATTGTTGAATTCAGTAGTTCATACTGTCTTCACATTTCATCTACATTTTTGTGCTTCCAGcaaaatcaattatttttattgtgaTATACCTCCAATTCTTTCCATTTCATGTGATAATACTTCAGTTAACGAAAAGCTCCTTTTGTCTATTGGGGTATTTATAGGCTGGACACCATTCTTTTGCATCCTTGTGTCTTACATATATATTATTGTAACTATAATCAAGATGAAGTCCACTGAGGGAAGACAAAAGGCATTTTCTACATGTGGTTCTCACTTAACAGTGGTGATGATATTCTTTGGTAGTGTTATCTTTAGTTATGTGAGACCAATTTCTACATACTCTATGACCAAAGACAGATTAATCTCAGTTCTTTATAGTGTCGTTTCACCAATGTTAAACCCTATTATATACACAATGAAAAATCAAGATGttaaaaaagcttttgataggcagTTCATTCAAAGACTATGA